The following coding sequences lie in one Gemmatimonadota bacterium genomic window:
- a CDS encoding ABC transporter permease produces the protein MLSRILRRLGWAVVILWGTTVITFLIVHAVPADPVRVYAGANADAETIERIRAEMGFDDPLIVQYGRYIGNLLRGDLGTSLVTGERVLDALLARFPVTLSLALTAVCLWMLMSVPLGVLTAKYRGRAIDRTVLIVSLVAISLPVFWLARMLQYYLAYRTGLFPVGGLTGWTHIILPAATLALVITGYYARLVHTNMVEVLNADYVRVARAKGIPEYVVLFKHGLRNAVIPVITVLGLDMAALMGGVVFTENVFALPGLGVLALQSVFNLDVPMIMGVVLFSAAMVVCANIVVDFVYMWIDPRVEGM, from the coding sequence ATGTTGAGCAGGATCCTGCGCCGCCTGGGATGGGCGGTCGTGATACTTTGGGGGACCACGGTGATCACGTTTCTGATTGTGCACGCGGTTCCGGCCGATCCGGTGCGGGTATACGCCGGGGCGAACGCGGACGCGGAGACGATCGAGCGGATCCGCGCGGAGATGGGATTCGATGATCCGCTCATCGTGCAGTATGGCCGCTATATCGGCAATCTGCTGCGGGGCGACCTCGGCACGTCCCTGGTGACGGGAGAACGGGTGCTCGACGCCCTCCTGGCGAGATTTCCGGTAACCCTTTCCCTGGCACTGACGGCCGTATGCCTGTGGATGCTGATGAGCGTGCCGCTGGGCGTCCTCACGGCAAAGTACCGCGGCCGGGCCATCGACCGGACCGTCCTCATCGTATCCCTGGTCGCCATTTCCCTGCCCGTCTTCTGGCTGGCCCGCATGCTGCAGTACTACCTGGCCTACCGGACCGGCCTGTTTCCGGTGGGTGGATTGACGGGCTGGACCCACATCATCCTGCCGGCGGCCACCCTCGCCCTCGTGATAACGGGTTATTACGCCCGGCTGGTGCACACGAACATGGTGGAGGTGCTGAACGCCGATTACGTGCGCGTGGCCCGTGCCAAGGGGATCCCCGAGTACGTCGTCCTGTTCAAGCACGGGCTGCGGAACGCCGTCATCCCCGTCATCACCGTCCTGGGACTCGACATGGCTGCCCTCATGGGCGGCGTGGTGTTTACCGAGAACGTCTTCGCCCTGCCCGGCCTGGGCGTCCTGGCCCTGCAGTCGGTCTTCAATCTCGACGTGCCCATGATCATGGGCGTCGTGCTCTTCTCGGCCGCGATGGTGGTCTGCGCCAACATCGTGGTGGATTTCGTGTATATGTGGATCGATCCCAGGGTCGAGGGGATGTAG
- a CDS encoding ABC transporter substrate-binding protein, with translation MNGTLAQKSTARKPAIEARSGPLSLAAACLAVLFLAVSCSGDAPPDRLHPEENVLRIAVPSDPRSLDPAIAYDVVTWPLVRALFHGLIDYDDDLNLVPWHARSWTVSEDGRTITFKLRRDIRFSNGRAITSGDFAWSLERILDPATRSPGQGFYRNIAGARAFQDGSADRVSGLRTPDAETLVIELAHPDLPFLYCMAMPFAYAVPREEVERRGDTFGRHPVGAGPFVLADWQRGTRMRLEKSPSFYRADEVRLEAIELMVGGDETLHMMMFERGELDIASVTSTGIPDADFIRVMKDPVLSQRVAHQPLNAIQYLSMNTEMPPFDQVNVRRAVNHAIDRERIVSLISDRGILARGVLPPGMPGFNEALEGYDHDPEKARRLLAEAGYPEGFTTELMITAQSGIDTKIGQAVQQDLGEVGITVEIRPVTGSTRIEATGRRGAVPFTTFGWYQDYPDPSNFLDVLLNGNRITEVNSTNVAFYDNASVNALLNEASTSTDQDHRLALYREAERLVVEDAPWVFLYYPQMYLLRQPWLKGLKLNPVWPIRYELMWIES, from the coding sequence ATGAATGGTACACTGGCGCAGAAATCCACGGCGCGGAAACCCGCGATTGAAGCCCGGTCTGGTCCGCTTTCGTTGGCAGCGGCGTGTCTTGCTGTGCTGTTCCTCGCGGTTTCCTGTTCCGGAGACGCACCACCCGACCGTCTGCACCCCGAGGAGAACGTCCTGCGGATCGCCGTGCCGTCGGACCCGCGATCGCTCGATCCGGCCATCGCCTACGACGTGGTGACCTGGCCGCTGGTGCGCGCCTTGTTCCACGGTCTGATCGACTATGACGACGACTTGAACCTGGTCCCCTGGCACGCGCGCTCCTGGACGGTCTCCGAGGATGGCCGGACCATTACCTTCAAGTTGCGCCGGGATATCCGGTTCTCGAACGGCCGGGCGATAACCTCCGGAGATTTCGCCTGGTCCCTCGAACGTATTCTGGATCCGGCCACCAGGTCCCCTGGGCAGGGATTCTATAGGAACATCGCCGGTGCCCGGGCGTTTCAGGACGGTTCGGCGGATCGGGTCTCCGGCCTGCGCACACCGGACGCCGAGACCCTGGTGATCGAGCTGGCCCATCCCGATCTGCCGTTCCTGTACTGCATGGCCATGCCCTTCGCGTACGCCGTTCCACGGGAGGAGGTGGAGCGGCGCGGGGACACATTCGGGCGCCATCCCGTCGGCGCAGGACCCTTTGTACTGGCGGACTGGCAGCGCGGAACGCGCATGCGGCTCGAGAAGAGTCCGTCCTTTTACCGGGCGGACGAGGTCCGGCTGGAGGCCATCGAGCTGATGGTCGGCGGGGACGAGACCCTGCACATGATGATGTTCGAACGGGGCGAGCTGGACATCGCGAGCGTCACGTCGACGGGAATCCCGGACGCGGACTTCATCCGGGTAATGAAAGACCCCGTCCTCAGCCAACGCGTCGCCCATCAACCGCTGAACGCCATCCAGTATCTCTCCATGAATACCGAGATGCCGCCTTTCGACCAGGTGAACGTGCGCAGGGCGGTCAACCACGCCATCGACCGAGAGCGGATCGTGAGCCTGATCAGCGACCGGGGCATCCTCGCCCGCGGCGTGCTGCCGCCCGGCATGCCCGGATTCAACGAAGCGCTCGAAGGATACGACCACGACCCGGAAAAGGCTCGCAGGCTGCTTGCGGAGGCCGGATACCCCGAGGGTTTCACCACCGAGCTCATGATCACGGCCCAGAGCGGCATCGATACCAAGATCGGACAGGCGGTGCAACAGGATCTCGGGGAGGTCGGCATCACCGTGGAAATCAGGCCGGTCACCGGTTCGACACGGATCGAAGCGACGGGCCGGCGCGGCGCGGTGCCCTTTACCACCTTCGGCTGGTACCAGGACTATCCGGATCCGAGCAATTTCCTCGACGTGCTTCTGAACGGCAACCGGATAACCGAGGTGAACAGCACCAACGTGGCGTTCTATGACAACGCATCGGTGAACGCGTTGCTGAACGAAGCGTCCACCAGCACGGACCAGGATCATCGCCTGGCACTCTACCGGGAGGCGGAGCGTCTGGTGGTAGAGGACGCGCCCTGGGTATTCCTGTATTACCCGCAGATGTACCTGCTCCGGCAACCCTGGCTCAAGGGGCTCAAGCTCAATCCGGTCTGGCCCATCCGCTATGAATTGATGTGGATCGAATCATGA